The Sabethes cyaneus chromosome 3, idSabCyanKW18_F2, whole genome shotgun sequence DNA window AAGTCAGCGAAGGTGGAGAAAATTTATCTGTAGGACAACGACAGCTGATTTGTTTGGCCCGTGCTCTTCTGCGCAAAACTAAAGTACTTATTCTCGATGAAGCTACGGCCGCCGTTGATTTGGAAACAGATGATCTAATTCAGGTTGGTATttatttatgtttatgatgGGTATTCTTATATATTAACCCACATTTGTAGAGAACCATTCGCACCGAGTTTAAGGACTGTACTGTGTTAACGATAGCACATCGCCTCAATACTATAATGGACTCCGACAAGGTGATCGTGCTAGATAAAGGACAAATTGTGGAATACGCTTCGCCTAGCGAATTATTACAAAGCAGATCATCGGCCTTTTACAGCATGGCTAAAGACGCTGGACTCGTGTAATTATTTTTTACTATTGTTTTGTGAGTTTAGTATGTGCATGTACTTCAATAGTTAGGATGAAAGTTACCTAATGTGTTAACAATTTGCAGTTGTTTTGTATGCAACTAATCTCTTTTGTGTGTGCAATTCATACACATGCATTACAACTGTTATTTGATAATTTGATTTGCATTTACCGTAACTGCCAGATTTACGGCAATCGGCATTGCATACTTTGAAATGACAACAAGTGTTGGAAATCGTTACGTTATTGTTCCCTCATTGGTCTAAACATGTGTTCAATCCTTGATTAATGGTTAGATCTGATTCGTTACTTATTTGACCAATATTTGATATGGTCAACAACTGAACAAATACAACATACCTTTGTATGTCGTACAAGCTGGTTCTCAGTATTGCTAATTTGTATTGCATAGCAAGTCTCCCACAGGGATCTGAGATGCCAAGAGAAAAGAGATTTCCAAGCATTATTCATATTTGTGCAGTCAGGGCCAATACTTAGTTTACTCAACATACTTAACAAATTAGTTCTTAGAACTCCTATAAAAGCAACAATCTTAAAATATTACACGCACTGATTTAACTACATAGAAAACAGTAATACATCTGTGTTCAGGAACCATACAAGGCATGCGGAATTCTATTCCGTaattaaaacattaaaacaaGTACAAAAAGTTTGCTAAGTTTTTAGGACAACTGCAGTTTCTTACAGTTTCACTTATCTATTAGCAGAAGGAAAAGGTTGCGAAGAGAAATGAAACCGCAAGAATAATTCAAGTCCTGACAACACAGAAAGTTTTTCAAGATTTGTTCGTGAAAGCTTGAAGAAGAAATGTTTCCTACTCGCCACCGTGCATacttcgattatttttaaagtgcCTTTTGTACCACTGTTACGTAGTAATTATtgtaaaaaatttacatgaaacatTAAAATAAAGAAACCATTGTAAATTAACCTCTAATTTGCGATTTCTAGAATTAATTGGCGCTAATTACTCAATTACTTTAGTAGCGACGGCCCGTTAGCGAtcttgcgccgaacgaattatggtcgcccagtactgtcggtcctgggctgccgttctccaatcccctcgaaccCCAGCAGAACGTGCATCTCGTCCTCGACAGCGTACTTCTATCAGGTGCAAGGCCTGTCCCGAAGTCTTCAGCTTCTTCTTTGTTCTCTGCTGGAAATAGTTTCGGTTACTCTTTCATCGAACATTTTGGTCATGTGCCCAgctcaccgcagcctgccacattgtgcGTCTGccccacactccattttccatgttGCTACAAGTATCCACTCTAATCGATCAACTTCCTTTAGCATCCATAAAATATACCCGTAAAGGACCACCGTAATTAGTGTTCGGATTAGTGtcctgtagagcgccagttttttGTGACTTTCTTCCACTGCTCGACGTCATCCGCAGAACCGATTCTTTGATGATGGCCCCGTTCTTTTACATGTTTTTCTGTTTcctcgtattgcaccttccaaggcaatattGAATAGAAGGTTAGCGAGTGCATCCCcatgcttcagtccatccaacatcATGAAAGTGGCTGTGGTGTCACCCGGTATTCCCCATGGCACCAATCAGCATAACTGGATTCGCCAGAAAACTATGttttagcattatctgccacaccTCTTTCGTTTGACTGACCCGAGTACGTcatcttaaagtccacaaacagatgatgaatgaccacaaacagatgatgttgtactcccggaaactgtctagtaactgacgcagggtaatcATCGTCGTGAAGCGACTCTGTAGGAAACCAGTTTGGTAATTGCTGACGAAGGACTTGGCTAACGATCTCAGGCTGCAGAACAGAATACTATAGAGCTTCTACAGGCAGAATTAAGCAATGCAAAGCCTCGATAATTTTCATAGTCGAGTTGACGTCCTTTTGATAAAATAGAGTAAATGAGACCAACTTACCACTCtttcggcatttgttcttccaccCAAATTCTGACAATGATTCGGTGGATTTCTTTGTATAGCTGCTTGCTGCCCGCTTTTAAAAGTTCAACCGGGATAccatccttcccagcagccttatcgtttttcagctaattgccttcttaacctccacTTGTGTTGGTGACTTCACAGCATGACCATCTCTCACAATTCTAATACTGATGCTGGTGATCTCTAAGTTCATCGctccattcaacagcgtctAGAAGTGATCCTTCCACCTGGCGGCTAtcgccgttttgtcagtaagcagctTGCACATCACCGGCATGACAAAATTTCTTTTCCtcgccgttttgtagaaactccgttaCTGGCGAGTCGCTCCACTGCAAAAGCGAGCACGTGTtactcgtactcgcgtttttgTATGCACCGCAGTAAACGCACCGATGAACGACAAACCCGGTGACGTGAAAGAGTTCTACGATCTTCTCGAAAGGACATATGAAAAGTGCTCAGgccatgacataaagatagtcatcgagGATACAGATGCACGGGTCGCCCTGTTACTGGCAAAGAAAGTCTCCATCCTTCCTatcacaaacgacaatggcctgagaCTTATCAACATCGCTGCAGCCAGCAGCgagaccaacgaggaagattCGGCGtttatcagcggaaggagttgATGTAGAGTACTATCATAAACCTGACGAACGAATCGGTGAACACGTTGAAGGGAACCTGAACGAGTAGTGGAAGCACATCCACGAAGCGATCATTACTATAGCgcgagaagtgttgggtactactgctgcagccacttccagttagTGATTTGACGCAGCGTGTCAACgggtgactgatgagaagaatccaGCTAGAAGTCGCATTTTAGTTGCAACTGTGACACTTCAGAGCAGGGAGAGATACTgagccgaaaagagacttcaccgtcgtaaaaaACGCCAGCACTggaatcgcgttcttgcggaggcggatgATTGCTTCGTGAGGTACGATACGAGAAGCTCTCTTAAAACGGTCAACGGAATCAGCCAGgggttggaaacaacatttcgatgtactgttgaatggtgaacaagatgaagctgtcaacagaaacaggatagtAATTGAGGACGATGAACAAGCAGTGGAGCCACATAATTTTGACGAGTTTAGAACAGCAGCTAAAAAgctgaaaacggcaaagcagctggaaaggacggcatccccagccgaacttttgaaagtttggaaaggctgtattgtgcaatacaTCAGGTtgtactaaaggtatggactgaggaggaactatctcagaactggttggaaggtctcgtATGTCCTATTTGCAAATTATCGGGGCATTATTCTCCTCAAtgctgcatacaaaattctctccctcagactgaggccgttgtcGGAAACTTttattggcgaataccagtgctcTATTTTGAGCGACCCGCGAAAaagtcagagacaagtaaagCGGAAAGAATGCCAGTGCTGTTTtagagagggacgctccacggcggaccaaatgttcaccttgcgacaaattgTCGATAAATTCCAAGCTTGCAGACTCAacatttgtttatagatttcaaaacggcgtacgatttagttaaacgAATTGAACTCTGGGGGACTAtgattgaacatggttttccaacaaaactgactgctgatacgtgctacgtgctacccttgatggttcaaggGTGTGcgagacttcggactcgtttaTGACGTTAGATAATTTGAACCAAGGTGACGGGCTATTTAAtgtgctattcaacattgcaatGGAAGGAGCTATTCAAAGGACAGCCTTACAGAgcagcggtaccatcatcacgaaatctcacatgctcctagggttggcagatgacatcgatattatcggtgttaaccgtGGAGCTGTAAAAAAGGCGTATTTGCATTTTACGCATCATTTTACGAAtgacgtagccagctgaggtgccgtagcctgcaactccgcaCAAAATCCGCGTATAAAGACCCTATAAGAGGCTAATTCctccggtggtactctacggccacgaagcgtggacgttaaaAGAGCGACTGACGAGCTCTTGGTGTAAGAGCGAAAGGACTGTGAAAACCGCTTACTGGAGTGTAATCACTCAACATAGGGAAGAATGGATATCCCGTGCCGCAGATAGCTTGACTTACCTCTATACCAGTTCCCAATACAATGCCCAGCGACAGTGATAACTGGTTCCGTTATTTGGTGCCAACAAGGGATAATCCTGCGATACGTCAATAAACCTGTCaaatgaaagcaataaaatctcTACCATAACATGGCAATGGGAtatatactgccgtgaatcgcatagcagtcccattttctatggagttaaTATAAATGTcactgttatgcgattcacggcagtatattTGTGGACACCTCACAAGAACAATTCTTGCCGGCATATTACGTGTACGGCGTAAGCGCATGTACCACGAAgtttaccaagtatacaaagttgcggatattgtgaagtgaataaaacacggcaggctataGTGGGTTGGCCACGTGACGAGAAAGACGGACGAGACAAGCGAAAATAATATTCAGCAGAGAGCTCGACAAAGGCTGTCGACTTcgagaccccgtacccgttggatgagcgttgTTGACGAGAATGCTAGAACAGAGGTTGTTACCCAAAACCGGTGGTTGTAACCCAAAACCGAGAAGCGTGGAAACAACTCCTAAATTGAGCTTAGGTTCGATAAGCGGATAGGCGGATTCGAACAGACTGAGCTGAGGTACGCAGCGTACTCGATGGGCAGACCAAGTAGAGCATGATCTGGAATGTGTGGGACAGTTGAGAAATGGATCGAATTTGTTAGCGGAACAGTAATCAGACAGGTCAAAAAAGTAAAGTGAAGTAAGTAAGTTTATATAACAAGGTGAGTAAAACCTTTTCTTTTAAATAATCGGTTCTAATAGCTTGAATAAATTGAAcagtgttgttttttgtttgatatgAGGCTTTGGAGGCTTTagaattttttatgtttaacttCGCTGCAAATGTTAAAATATGAATGTTTTACAGGAAGCACCATTAAATTTGGAGAAAAGCTGCTGTGTTATTAGAGATAAATGGAAAACTTAGCTAGTCCTATGTAcagttttgtaaatttttataataaaatttaTGGTCAATGCTTTTACTTTCATCTCTCCTCCTTGACAGAATCAAAAACTCCTTGATCGtatcaaaaaagtaattttaaaGAGTATAAACTTCCGTTAGAATTCATTTtcataaatatttaatttatttgtttaccgTTTTCGACTACGTCGTGCAGATTGTTTTATTAATAACTAATTTAAACCTCGGATTCTATTACTAAACACATTTCTAGAGTAAAATCGAACACATTACAAACGTCGTTGAAGGAACGCAAACAAACATTGAAACAATTATTCACACCATAATATGTTCTGTGGAATTGGATGGCCAATAACGGTTGATTCCGAAGTCGACGAGGAGGTACATTCCACGGTATCTGGTACAGGAGTTCCGGGCAAAGCACATTGCCTGTTATAAGGTCGAATATAAATAGACGCTGCTGTTTGACGTTCCGGACAGGGAGTGTATCCAGGCTAATCAGTTGAAAACGGTGTAACTGGAAAGATTGACTGGATTATTCCACGGTAGCTGACGCAAGGCGaatcgcaatttttttttctgaattcgctCAATCGCATGGATTTGTGTTACGTGTGCAGGAGCCCAAACCGGACATACCCCAAAAGGCTGCGTACGAGAGAGCAATATAGCGTCTTGAGGCAATAAACGTCAGTGAATCCAGACGCATGGCGTCGCATAAAACCCAGCACGGTGTATGCTCTAGCAGTGACTCTACTTATATGCTCGTCAAACCTGAATTTAAAGTCGATAGTAACGCCTAGGTCGAGAATATAGTTTACACGTTCCAGACAATCCGGTCCCATGCTGTATTGATGAAGAAAAACCGTGTTACGGGGACTGTATGATATTACTTTACACTTATTGCTGTTAATACGCATGCCCTTGTCACTGCACCAGTCTAGCAAACGATTAATATCCTCCTGTAATGCGACACAATCGGCAGGGGTAGCAGTTATCCGAAAATTtttcagatcgtcggcaaacAATAGTTTCGATGATGACAGCCGCTCGACCAGGTCAttgatataaattataaagatgaGCAGGCCAAGCACACTGCCTTGAGGGATACCAGACGATATGTCAAATGTTCTGGAGTGCACGGAGTTTACTGTAACGAATGCTATGCGATCGGATAAGTATCAGTAAAGCCATTCGGTGAACCATGAGAGAAATCCGATGTAGTTCACTGCAGTATCAAAAGCTttcgcaaaatcaaaataaatcgtATTCACTTGCCGCTCAGCTTCTAGCTCACGTGATAGCGCTGTGACGTAGCACATAAGATTTGAAGTTGTCGAACGACGCttcataaatccatgctggctGTTAGAGATGATCGGTGCAACTGACCTGTATATAGTTGTATGGAGTAGTTTTTCGAATACCTTGCTGAGGCTGCAAAGTATGGATATGCCACGGTAATTGGTGACCGATTTGTAAATTCCGGACTTATGGATCGGCACGATGGACGCCATTTTCCATGCAATTGGAAACGATCTACTGCTGATAGATTGGTTAAGAACAGCGGTTATCAGTGATGGAAAAAAGCGTGCtcttttaaggtgaaattaaggtcgtcatcaattctgccaatttcaaaagcaatttttttgtttgaaacaaaaattatgtttctaatatattcagattggcaagaagcgCAAGAATGCAGcgtttaaatttttataaacagaatcccgcttttgggccgaaaaactacttccgaaattgggctttccgacgaaaagttaatgactgctagtttcacGTTAATTGGATTTTAAACAACCACATATCAAATGAAACCGCAAGGGGATAAAttgaaacttttaaaataaaagAACTGTATCTTCACCAAGGACTCTTCAACGGCTGTCGCGGAATCAGTTTACCCGTAACATTTTTCCTGTGCTACTAAACGACTCTGGGGCCAAATTCATTTATTCTACCTTGAAGCCTATCTCGCATGTCCAAATCGTCTTTCTCTTCACGCATTTGTTCTTCGGCCTTCTCATCCAGAACTTTTCGAACAATTTGCTTCACTTTGTCCACTTCTTTCAGACATTTCGCAGATATAGGAATCACACGTTCTAGATTTATGAGTTGATTGGGTACCAACTCTTCCGGACAATGAGCTAAACCatctgcaaaatttaaaaaattaattctGATGCTATAAGCTATGCTCAACCTTCTATTCCACCTTCTAAGTTACTGAAGTACTTGTCGTATTTACAAATTTCTTCTATCGCGTCCTCTTTGTCCATTTTATTCACAAGCAACACACAGGGCTTATCGAGTAAGGCTTTATTGTAAAGCTCTAGTTCTTTGTTAAGAGCAAAAATATTCTCCAGACAATTCCGTTTCTTATGAGTTTGGCTTAACTGAAAACCGAACACGTCCACAATTATCAACAGAAGGCGAGTTCGTTCAACATGTTTTAGAAACTTATGTCCCATGCCGAAATTCGCGTGAGCGCCTTCGATTAACCCAGGCAAATCTGCTattgtaatttggcgaaaatcatTGTACTCGATCGTTCCAATTTGTGGTCGTATGGTGGTAACTAAAATTAACATCCTATTATAAAAACAAATATACGTGCATGTTTTTGAATCCTTACATGGATACGAGGCAATTTTTGGCGTAGCATTAGATAGAGCTTTGACCAGTGTGCTTTTTCCCGCATTAGGAAACCCAACCAGACCGATATCGGCGATAAGcttcaaatccagtttcaatATCCGACTTTGCCCAGGTTTACCAAGAAATGAATTTCCAGAGCAACCTCCACTGCCACCACCGGCAGCCAAACATGTTTTACCTTCTTCATCTAATTCTGCAATAATTGGACCATCATCTTCCATCACCTGGACACCCACCGGCACATTCACCTGTTGGTCTAATCCACGACGTCCAAGTATGCGTATTTTGCTGCTCTCTTCACCGTTGCCAGCCAAAATTCGTTTGTTTGAATGCTTGCGAAGGACGTCCTTCAGCAATATGCCTTCTTTTGCGACAAAATACACAGCTCCTCCTTGCCCGCCAACTCCGCCGTATTTGGGTAAACCGTTGCCTCCATGCCCTCCTTTCACCGACAACCGAAGCGAGTCAATAAATTTTCCGCGTTGATTTTTCCGGGGAAACTAAAACAAAAGGATTGCCATGCAAGCATGTAAACCGGACATAAATATAAAGATCGTACTTTCCGCAATGAACTAAATAACAGATTTTGCAACAGAACCATGCCAGTTTTTATTATACAACACTCTTCTACTGATATAAGTACACCGAAATTTAGTAGGTATTTATCAATAGTTTCTCACTATcaataacgaaatattacatgatCTTCAGCGAACTGCACATTGCTTTCCTTGAAAACTTTGTAAACATTCGAGTGATGGTGTTCATTAAAGTTCATTTCATATTAGAAGTTGTCACTGACACTGTCAGTGAAGATAAAAAaaacaggggcttgcgatgggtgccatgtttttgttgccaacatctcagcacatctcgacaaaggttggcagcaaatctacctgtcagacgggcgctatttcttgcattttttgaaatagcgcccttcgttaagtggactgtcaaacaccgttcgttaagatacggatagcaccccgctgtaaAAAAACAATCAACACATTCAACAGccaccccataaaaaatccctcctacttttccccctatttagtAGGTTCGCGTAGGGTGAATCGCCCTATTTTGCTTCCTACGGATCGGCCGATTTTTGCAACATTTACCAGCCTACGCTTATTGGAGTTTTACAGGGGAATATACCGATTCTCAGGTATACAAAATCGATCGACTAGAACCGACTAAGTTGGTTGTTTAGTAGGGTGATGAATTAGAGCCGACCTACGGAACCATACGAAATCGGCTGGttaatcgggagataaaatttatcCATACTGACGAAATACGTGGATTGATTGGTGCATGCAATTGGGCTCCCTACTAATACCGACCAAATCAGGGGAGGAATTGGAAGACGAAATAAGTAAATCAAACTAAATAGGCGAATGAATCGAGGCAGAAAGTTATGCAACCTACGGATctagacgaaataggtggattaatagaTGTATTCAATTGGGCTCCATACTAAAATCGATCAAATCGGAGGAGGAATCGGATGACGAAGTAAGTAAATCAAACTAAATAGGCGAATGAATTGAGGCACAATGTTATGCAACCTACGCAacccgacgaaataggtggaatAATAGGGTTAGCAACATAAGGCTGAAAATCataaggctgaaacacgaaagGCTGAAATTCGAAAGGCTGAAAACTAAGTAACGCCTACATAAGGCTGAATGGACAAAAGGCTGAAATCTCATAAGGCTGAATGTTCGAAAGGCTGAATAACGAATGGCTGAAACTTTGAATAAACAATATGTATGTAATGCTAAAGGCAGaaatttcagaatttttcacaattttaacttaaatcgaagaaaacttaattaatttttgataattttttataaattatgaaaaataattacACTACATTTTATAGTGTCCTACGGGGACAGCGTATTATTTAAGCTTAACCTGTGCACTGAGAAGGCATTGCATGCTTTTCATCTCGTTTCAATGTGTTCCAGTAAATTTTTACAATGATCCCATGTTTATGTGCCAAATacattcctagatgattcaggacgagacggccgcaggccgcgagtgttcgccggcgacccgccgtcggaagcgccggccactgcgggggggcagcccccccgcagaaaccacctctatttaggtgcaagcattttcctaggtttactgactagtaggggttatcccttagttgagtccgaacgagcggcagcgagtaaggacagcatataacgAACACTTGAGCAGGCAGAAAGCCGCGAAAGTTTTATGACATACTcgcccgtatgaataaaacagttctgtttgctttgctttccccTGGCAAACCTTATAGACGAAGTCTTATATATTTTTCAGCCTTATGATGTTTCAGCCTTACGTGATATTCAGCCTTTTGATTTTCAGCTTATCGTAGCTTTCAGCCTTTTGAAATTTCAGCCTTTCGGTTTTCAGCCTTTCGAGATTTCAGCCTTTCGATTTTCAGCCTTTCGTAGGAGACCCGAATAATAGGTGTATGCAATTGAGGTCCCTACCAAATCGGAGGAGGAATCGGATGACGAAATAAGTAAATCAAACTTGATAGGCGGATTAATCGATGCAAAAAATTTTGCAACCTAcggaatagaggttttccgtcagatcatacccctccttttcttattttttctcaaaagtactcccaatacgagtgacaatggtgcaaaaatatatttttttcgttgactctagaatttactacgattttttaaacaatgcaaattgcaagaatgttgagtttcttttcaccaaatcacgaatgttgagttttaaaaaattcgtttcggctgcactgtttatcaaaattttcagattttctggcagcattgcataacagtttttgacatatgtgtatcagcggtagagtgaaaaggataaaacgaatgaaaagctaatgattaccttctttttcatttcgtttgttgcttgccacaagagtaaagagtggcacaaatggtttcgaagtggtgaaaatagaggacactggtacaaaaaggcatgtaagacatccgagaagtgaccggttgaaatatacgtattttagtttttcatttttacagtagttagaggctttaataaagaaagttttatatgggtatcatttctaagagtcaaaaccgaacatttagtgaaaaaaaaatttttgacggaaaacctctattaaacgaaataggttgattaatcgAGATATAAAATTGATCAACACAGACGAAATAGGCGGATTAATAGGTGCATAATATTGTACATacagcactaaattggac harbors:
- the LOC128742934 gene encoding GTP-binding protein 10 homolog, producing the protein MVLLQNLLFSSLRKFPRKNQRGKFIDSLRLSVKGGHGGNGLPKYGGVGGQGGAVYFVAKEGILLKDVLRKHSNKRILAGNGEESSKIRILGRRGLDQQVNVPVGVQVMEDDGPIIAELDEEGKTCLAAGGGSGGCSGNSFLGKPGQSRILKLDLKLIADIGLVGFPNAGKSTLVKALSNATPKIASYPFTTIRPQIGTIEYNDFRQITIADLPGLIEGAHANFGMGHKFLKHVERTRLLLIIVDVFGFQLSQTHKKRNCLENIFALNKELELYNKALLDKPCVLLVNKMDKEDAIEEICKYDKYFSNLEDGLAHCPEELVPNQLINLERVIPISAKCLKEVDKVKQIVRKVLDEKAEEQMREEKDDLDMRDRLQGRINEFGPRVV